A stretch of the Bordetella genomosp. 8 genome encodes the following:
- a CDS encoding DSD1 family PLP-dependent enzyme, protein MNATLNTIDTPAAIIDLPRAMRNIRRMQDRMDTLGVAFRPHVKTSKCENVVRAQVDAGARGITVSTLKEAEQFFAAGIDDILYAVGMAAHRLPLALALRRRGCDLTIITDSVVSARQIAEFGREQDERFPVLIEVDTDGHRSGLHPDSDELLAVAAVLHEAGMQVKGVMTHAGSSYELNTPEALAALAEQERAGCVRAAERVRAAGIPCPVVSVGSTPTALSATDLHGVTEVRAGVYVFFDLVMHNVGVCAMDDIALSVLATVIGHQAEKGWAIVDAGWMAMSRDVGTSKQQRDYKYGQVCGIDGQALDGYLLIGANQEHGIVARAGGAADGIDDIVARFPIGTRLRILPNHACATGTQFEQYQALSADGKLDAWGRFHGW, encoded by the coding sequence ATGAACGCCACTTTGAACACCATCGATACGCCCGCCGCCATCATCGACCTGCCGCGCGCCATGCGGAATATCCGGCGCATGCAGGACCGCATGGATACGTTGGGGGTCGCTTTCCGGCCCCATGTGAAGACCTCGAAATGCGAGAACGTCGTCCGCGCGCAGGTGGACGCGGGCGCGCGTGGCATTACCGTGTCCACGCTGAAAGAGGCGGAGCAGTTCTTTGCGGCCGGGATCGATGACATCCTCTATGCCGTGGGCATGGCGGCGCATCGGTTGCCGCTGGCCCTGGCGCTGCGCCGCCGTGGATGCGATCTGACCATCATCACCGACAGCGTGGTGTCCGCGCGCCAGATCGCCGAGTTCGGCCGTGAGCAGGACGAACGGTTTCCCGTGCTGATCGAAGTCGATACGGATGGCCACCGGTCGGGGCTGCATCCCGATAGCGACGAGCTGCTGGCGGTTGCGGCGGTGCTGCATGAGGCCGGCATGCAGGTCAAGGGCGTGATGACCCATGCGGGATCGAGCTATGAACTGAACACGCCGGAAGCCTTGGCGGCGCTGGCGGAGCAGGAGCGCGCGGGATGCGTGCGCGCGGCGGAACGCGTGCGCGCCGCCGGTATTCCGTGTCCGGTGGTCAGTGTAGGCTCCACGCCCACCGCGCTGAGCGCGACGGACCTGCACGGCGTGACGGAAGTCCGCGCCGGTGTGTACGTGTTCTTCGACCTGGTCATGCACAACGTCGGCGTATGCGCCATGGACGACATCGCCTTGAGCGTGCTGGCGACCGTGATCGGCCACCAGGCGGAAAAAGGCTGGGCCATCGTCGACGCCGGTTGGATGGCCATGAGCCGCGACGTCGGCACGTCGAAACAGCAGCGCGATTACAAGTACGGTCAGGTCTGCGGCATCGACGGGCAAGCGCTCGACGGCTATCTGCTGATCGGCGCCAACCAGGAACATGGCATCGTCGCGCGCGCCGGTGGCGCGGCGGACGGCATCGACGACATCGTCGCCCGCTTTCCCATCGGCACGCGCCTGCGCATCCTGCCTAACCACGCCTGCGCCACGGGGACGCAGTTCGAGCAATACCAGGCCTTGTCGGCGGACGGCAAGCTGGACGCGTGGGGACGCTTTCACGGGTGGTGA
- a CDS encoding 2Fe-2S iron-sulfur cluster-binding protein — protein sequence MNHFHWNETAIPFRPGETVALALRRAGVEHFGPAAGGQQARYFCGIGQCQACLVSIDGGAAVEACLTPARPDAVVAPGAFQGERHVGP from the coding sequence ATGAACCACTTCCACTGGAACGAAACGGCGATTCCATTCCGTCCCGGCGAAACGGTGGCCCTGGCCTTGCGGCGCGCCGGGGTCGAACACTTCGGGCCCGCCGCTGGCGGTCAACAGGCCCGCTACTTCTGCGGCATCGGGCAATGCCAGGCCTGCCTGGTGTCGATCGACGGCGGTGCCGCGGTCGAGGCCTGCCTGACACCGGCGCGGCCCGATGCGGTCGTCGCGCCGGGCGCGTTCCAGGGAGAGCGGCATGTCGGCCCATGA
- a CDS encoding NAD(P)/FAD-dependent oxidoreductase, with the protein MIVSGGASTHIVIVGAGIVGASAAYFLRQAGCDVTVLDAATPAAGASGASDGLVSVGSKKPGFLMNIARHARDFYIELESQGLLRGLFQQRPTFLFARNEAEAEIMALHGRDLQHAGVRVESLDGAGFARAVPGVSHAMVAALAVPDDGHALGYQIVDRMLKQSGARVVRQAPVRRIKAERGRALGVATDAGDYDGDAVLIAAGLGSTALAGLGDILIPRKGQIIITDRASDNVAAFAGPLMSAAYLAAKRNADASRRDPVSLVIDPLNTGQLLIGGTREDGLADRETTVNHVSRILREALAVYPPLERRRVIRTFSGVRTASVDGLPIVGRHPTIEGLTIATGFEGDGICLGPLMGRLAAEIALGRGCDLDIDALSPGRFATTSTISAAFPASAAAGARP; encoded by the coding sequence ATGATTGTGAGTGGTGGCGCCAGCACGCATATCGTCATCGTCGGCGCCGGCATCGTGGGCGCGTCGGCGGCGTATTTCCTGCGGCAGGCGGGGTGCGACGTGACGGTGCTGGACGCGGCGACGCCGGCGGCCGGGGCGTCGGGGGCATCGGATGGATTGGTGTCGGTGGGCAGCAAGAAGCCCGGCTTCCTGATGAATATCGCCCGCCATGCGCGCGATTTCTACATCGAACTGGAAAGCCAGGGGCTGCTGCGGGGATTGTTCCAGCAACGACCGACCTTCCTGTTCGCGCGCAACGAGGCCGAGGCGGAGATCATGGCCTTGCACGGGCGAGACTTGCAGCATGCCGGAGTGCGCGTGGAAAGCCTGGATGGCGCGGGGTTCGCGCGGGCGGTGCCGGGCGTGTCGCACGCGATGGTGGCTGCCCTGGCGGTGCCCGACGATGGCCACGCGCTGGGCTACCAGATCGTCGATCGCATGCTGAAGCAATCCGGCGCGCGCGTGGTGCGGCAGGCGCCCGTGCGCCGCATCAAGGCCGAGCGCGGCCGGGCCTTGGGCGTGGCGACGGATGCCGGCGACTATGACGGCGACGCGGTGCTGATCGCCGCCGGCCTGGGGTCCACCGCGCTGGCGGGCCTGGGCGACATCCTCATTCCCCGCAAAGGCCAGATCATCATCACGGACCGGGCGAGCGACAATGTCGCCGCCTTCGCTGGGCCGCTGATGTCCGCCGCCTACCTGGCCGCGAAACGCAATGCCGATGCTTCCAGGCGCGACCCGGTCAGCCTGGTGATCGATCCCTTGAACACCGGGCAGCTATTGATCGGTGGCACGCGCGAGGACGGCCTGGCGGACCGCGAGACCACCGTGAACCACGTGTCGCGCATCCTGCGGGAAGCGCTGGCCGTCTATCCACCGCTGGAGAGGCGCCGCGTGATACGTACGTTTTCGGGTGTGCGCACCGCCAGCGTCGATGGCCTGCCTATCGTCGGCAGGCATCCCACGATCGAAGGGCTGACGATCGCCACCGGATTCGAAGGCGACGGCATCTGCCTGGGTCCGCTGATGGGCCGCCTGGCCGCCGAGATCGCGCTGGGCCGCGGCTGCGACCTGGATATCGACGCATTGTCTCCGGGGCGCTTCGCCACCACATCCACCATATCCGCCGCGTTCCCCGCATCCGCAGCGGCCGGAGCCCGACCATGA
- a CDS encoding FAD-dependent oxidoreductase yields MSAHDDRHGAGTPAGIDVLVVGAGPAGVSAAIEAARRGARVLLVEQRPHAGGAIHRAAHDGGPSAVPMPARHKRNWARLLRQMAALSDRIRLLTSTVFLGIDGDGVCMLDNRTAGQVKLVRARAVIYAIGATERAPHVPGWELPGVVTAGGLQVQMKESGQAPQGRILVAGNGPLPLALGAQLAALGNAPVAVLEAADPWRKLWRRPLAMAGLATGPWQLLEAAGYFRRLRAARVPYLTAVSVSAISRVDGQLRVRTQASREAARDYQVDVLVLHAGLACNDRGIPRGDLHGIVIGRAGDCHRILGADAALDEGRRVAAVVMARLAGAPPRAPRRLAAEVFQESVWRLYENARPPVDGDTILCRCEGVTARDLAVRDLPSARETRLVGRIGMGLCQGRYCAHAATRAGDDANALTLAEIDGDVPRWPIRPVSVKALADAGDL; encoded by the coding sequence ATGTCGGCCCATGACGACCGGCACGGCGCGGGCACCCCGGCCGGCATCGACGTACTCGTGGTGGGCGCCGGCCCCGCCGGCGTCAGCGCGGCGATCGAAGCGGCCAGGCGCGGTGCGCGGGTCTTGCTGGTGGAGCAGCGTCCCCATGCGGGCGGCGCCATCCACCGCGCAGCGCATGACGGCGGTCCCAGCGCCGTGCCCATGCCGGCACGGCACAAACGCAATTGGGCCAGGCTGCTGCGGCAAATGGCGGCGCTGTCCGATCGCATCCGACTGCTGACGTCGACGGTGTTCCTGGGTATCGACGGCGACGGCGTCTGCATGCTCGACAACCGCACCGCCGGCCAGGTGAAACTGGTCCGGGCGCGGGCCGTCATCTACGCCATCGGCGCCACCGAGCGCGCGCCGCACGTCCCCGGCTGGGAGTTGCCCGGCGTCGTCACGGCCGGTGGCCTGCAGGTGCAGATGAAGGAAAGCGGGCAGGCGCCGCAAGGCCGCATCCTGGTCGCCGGCAATGGCCCCCTGCCGCTGGCCCTGGGCGCGCAACTCGCCGCGCTGGGCAATGCGCCGGTGGCGGTGCTGGAGGCTGCCGACCCCTGGCGGAAGCTGTGGCGCCGGCCGCTCGCGATGGCTGGCCTGGCGACGGGTCCCTGGCAATTGCTGGAGGCCGCCGGCTACTTCCGGCGCCTGCGCGCGGCGCGGGTGCCTTACCTGACGGCTGTCTCCGTCAGCGCAATCAGCCGCGTGGATGGCCAGCTACGTGTCCGCACCCAGGCCTCGCGCGAAGCAGCGCGGGACTACCAGGTCGACGTGCTGGTGCTGCATGCGGGGCTGGCCTGCAACGATCGGGGCATTCCGCGTGGCGACCTGCACGGGATCGTCATCGGCAGGGCCGGCGACTGCCATCGCATCCTGGGGGCGGACGCCGCGTTGGACGAGGGCCGCCGCGTGGCGGCGGTGGTCATGGCCAGGCTCGCCGGCGCGCCGCCGCGCGCGCCGCGGCGCCTTGCCGCGGAGGTTTTCCAGGAATCGGTATGGCGCCTGTACGAAAACGCCCGGCCGCCCGTGGATGGCGATACGATACTGTGCCGCTGCGAAGGCGTGACCGCCCGCGATCTCGCGGTCCGGGACCTGCCTTCCGCGCGCGAGACCCGGCTGGTCGGCCGCATCGGCATGGGCCTGTGCCAGGGACGCTATTGCGCCCATGCCGCGACCAGGGCGGGCGACGACGCGAACGCCCTGACGCTGGCCGAGATCGACGGCGATGTCCCCCGCTGGCCCATCCGCCCCGTCTCCGTGAAGGCGTTGGCCGACGCCGGGGACCTATGA
- a CDS encoding aspartate/glutamate racemase family protein, whose product MTSNPTSRPVVHGLTLGVLMLDTRFVRFPGEIGNGATWSVPLQYRIVRGATPERVIQDRGRGLLDPFVDAALELVDLGVRGITTSCGFLALFQRELSERLPVPVATSSLLQVPMVASMLPAGRRVGILTIDRQSLTAAHLAAVGVDPATPIVGMPEESLFRRVFTDRAAPDEADYAVLEKEMVDAARALMAQHPDVGAIVCECTNMPPFAAAVRAATGVPVFDVVGMLKWFIGSLR is encoded by the coding sequence ATGACCTCCAACCCGACTTCCCGTCCTGTCGTCCACGGCCTGACGCTGGGCGTGCTCATGCTCGATACACGTTTCGTGCGCTTCCCCGGCGAGATCGGCAACGGCGCAACGTGGTCCGTGCCGCTGCAGTACAGGATCGTGCGCGGCGCGACGCCGGAGCGCGTGATCCAGGATCGGGGCCGGGGCCTGCTGGATCCCTTCGTCGACGCCGCGCTCGAACTGGTCGACCTGGGCGTGCGCGGCATCACCACCAGTTGCGGTTTCCTGGCCCTGTTCCAGCGCGAACTGAGCGAGCGCCTGCCGGTGCCGGTGGCGACCAGCTCCCTGCTGCAGGTGCCCATGGTGGCGAGCATGCTGCCGGCCGGCCGGCGCGTGGGCATACTCACCATCGATCGCCAGTCCCTGACCGCGGCGCATCTTGCCGCCGTCGGCGTCGACCCCGCTACGCCCATCGTGGGCATGCCGGAAGAAAGCCTGTTCCGCCGCGTCTTCACCGATCGGGCGGCGCCCGACGAGGCGGACTACGCCGTCCTGGAAAAGGAGATGGTGGACGCCGCGCGTGCGCTCATGGCCCAGCACCCGGATGTGGGCGCGATCGTCTGCGAGTGCACCAATATGCCGCCCTTCGCCGCCGCCGTCCGCGCGGCGACCGGCGTGCCGGTATTCGACGTGGTCGGCATGCTGAAGTGGTTCATCGGCTCGCTGCGGTAG